In a single window of the Elaeis guineensis isolate ETL-2024a chromosome 6, EG11, whole genome shotgun sequence genome:
- the LOC105060046 gene encoding uncharacterized protein has product MASGFGESSSREPQNSSFSGSSSSSNDAGSFECNICFELAQDPVVTLCGHLFCWPCLYKWLHVHAHSQECPVCKAIVEEEKLVPLYGRGKNPTDPRSKSVPGVNIPNRPAGQRPSTAPPPDPNNFPHSNPWFMGGTPVSSTRLGNYTFSAAIGGLFPLLSFQVHGFPDATAYGPAAGFPYGYANAFHGGHAHGLPRHVSHGQQADVYLKALLFLVGALVVASLVWF; this is encoded by the coding sequence ATGGCCAGTGGATTTGGGGAATCGTCGAGCAGGGAGCCCCAGAACTCTTCTTTTTCTGGAAGCAGTAGCAGCAGCAATGATGCGGGCAGCTTCGAATGCAACATCTGCTTTGAGTTGGCTCAAGACCCCGTTGTAACCCTCTGCGGTCACCTATTCTGCTGGCCGTGCCTTTACAAATGGCTCCATGTTCATGCCCATTCTCAAGAATGCCCTGTGTGCAAAGCCATCGTTGAAGAGGAAAAGCTAGTCCCTCTTTATGGACGAGGAAAAAACCCGACCGATCCACGGTCTAAGTCGGTCCCTGGTGTCAACATTCCTAATCGTCCTGCTGGGCAAAGGCCTTCAACAGCCCCACCACCTGACCCGAACAATTTCCCTCATTCTAACCCATGGTTTATGGGTGGGACTCCAGTGTCAAGCACGAGGCTCGGGAATTACACATTCTCTGCTGCAATTGGTGGTTTGTTCCCATTGCTGAGCTTTCAAGTTCATGGGTTCCCGGATGCAACTGCTTATGGACCTGCTGCTGGTTTCCCATATGGATATGCAAATGCATTTCACGGAGGGCATGCTCATGGGCTCCCACGACATGTGTCTCATGGACAGCAGGCTGATGTCTATCTGAAGGCGCTGTTGTTTCTGGTTGGTGCTCTTGTAGTTGCTAGTCTTGTTTGGTTTTAG